One Piscinibacter lacus genomic window, GGCCGGGCCCAGGCACTCGCGCAGGGCCTGCTGCCGGGCGTCGGCATCGGCCAGCAGGCTGAGCAGGGCCCGCTCGGGCGTGGTGCGCTCGGCCGGGCGCACGGGCTGGCCGTCCGGGTGGCGGGTCGAGCCGAAGCCCAGGGTCGAGACACCGGCCGCAGCCTCATGTGGGGTGGCGTGGTAGGCCTCGCCACGGTAGCCCTCGCGCACGGCCAGGCCCACGATGCCAGCGGCGCTCAGGCTCAGCGCCGCCACACTCACCCGCGCCAACGCAACGCCGCGCTGCAGGGCGCGACGGGCGCTCATGCCCGGCCCCCGGGGGCGGTGCCGCCCTGCCCTTCGGCAGCCCGCAGCCGCGCGGCGCTTTCGCGCTCGGCGCGCTGGTGCTCCTTGTGCCGGTAGTACCAGTTGATGCCCTGCGCCACCACGGTGCCGATCAGGGCGACGGCCAGGCCGCCGAAGGCTGCCAGGTCGGTGGCCGTCAGGCCGCCGAAGACGGCCACGGTGGCGCCGGCATGGCTCGTCTTGCTGGCCGCGCTGCCCACGGCCAGCAGGGCGGCGGTGCGG contains:
- a CDS encoding HP1 family phage holin; the encoded protein is MQDDSSAHPPGRTAALLAVGSAASKTSHAGATVAVFGGLTATDLAAFGGLAVALIGTVVAQGINWYYRHKEHQRAERESAARLRAAEGQGGTAPGGRA